The nucleotide sequence ACGCGAAAAGAAGCAGCTGTATCAAAGGGCATTCCTAAGATCGCCAGCTTTGCATTTTCATTTGAGGAAGGCAAACGCATAAACGTGCCAGTCGTACAAAATTCAGGCTTTACATCAGGTGAAAGTGGATATTTCATTTTTGTCAGCTCCTATTGTTATAAAATGTTACTAACTACCGGTAGTTAGTTTTACTATAAAACCAGTTTGAGGAAAAGTCAAACTATTTTAAACTTTTTAAAATAGTTTTCTGTGTGGACCCCACTGTTTTAGAGCGGAAAACATATTGATTCGTTTTCCGCTCTGTCCACAACTTTTATTTTGAGATAAATAGAGTTTTTTTACATTTCATCCGGCGCTTCAATACCAAGCAATGACAGCCCCGTCTTTAGAACTTGAGTGACAGCCAAAACGAAAGCAAGGCGAGATTCCTTCTGTTCATCCTCCTGGAGCACTTTCACTTCTGCGTAGTATTTGTTAAAAGCTTGCGCCAGATCAATAATATGCTTGGCAACTCGTGAAGGATCAAAGGTCACTACTGCTTTTTCAATCACTTCTGGAAATGCCATCAGCAGGCCGACCACTTCCCACTCTTTTTCACCGGACAATCGAATAGACGTTTCTTTCTCAGCATTCCAGCCAGCCTTTCGCAGAATAGAACAAGCCCTTGCATGCGTGTATTGCACATATGGCCCCGTCTCTCCCTCAAATCGCAAAATATCCTCCAATGAAAAGTCAATGTCGTTCATTCGGTAATTTTTCAAATCGTTAAAAATAATGGCACCCACACCAACTTGTCTCGCTACTTCTTCTTTATTCGACAGGTTGGGATTCTTCAGCTCGACATTCTTTTTGGCAAGGGCAATAGACTCCTGCAGCACTTCTTCAAGCAAAACCACCTGTCCTTTTCTCGTCGACATCTTCTTGCCGTCTTTACGCATCATACCGAACGGCACATGGACCAGGTCGTCCGCCCAGTCAAAGCCCAATTTTTTCAATACGGCTTTTAGTTGTTTAAAGTGCAGGCTCTGTTCTCCACCCACCACATAAAGGGCCTTTTCAAAATCGTACGTCTCTTTGCGGTAAAGAGCGGCTGCCAGATCCCTTGTGGCATACAAGGTCGCTCCGTCCGACTTTTTAATCAGGCAAGGAGGGAGATTCTCTTCTTCCAACGACACGACTTGAGCTTGCTCTGACTCCATAAGCAGCCCTTTCTCCTCTAGTAAATGGACGATCCGGTCCATTTTGTCATTGTAAAATGCCTCTCCTGCGTATGAATCAAAATCAATGCCCAGCAGTTCATAAATCCGTGAAAAGTCCTTTAGCGATTCGTCTTTAAACCACTTCCACAGCCTAGCTGCTTCCTCGTCGCCGTCTTCGAGCCGCTTAAACCATTCGCGCCCTTCCGCTTCCAACTGGACGTCCGTTTCTGCTTCCTCATGAAATTTTACATACAAAGCGAGCAGTTCCTTAATTGGGTTTGCTCTTACTTTAGCTTCATCTCCCCAATTTTTGTAAGCCGTAATCAGCTTGCCAAATTGTGTGCCCCAATCACCGAGGTGATTAATTTTCACAGGCTTGTAACCGCACTCGGCTAATAAGAGGGCAAGGGAATGGCCGATCACCGTTGAACGAAGATGTCCCATGGAGAATGGCTTGGCGATATTAGGTGAAGACATGTCAATGGCAATAGTTTTTCCTTTTCCACTGTTTGATGCGCCAAAATGATTTTTTTTCGCTAATACCTCTTCCAGCACTTGAGCAGTTACTTTTTGTTTGTTCAGAAACACATTAAGATAGCCCCCAGCCGCTTCTACTTTCTCAAAAAGCGGAGAATTTACTTTTTGGCTCATCTCTTCGGCAATCAACTGTGGCGACTTTCGCTCAATTTTAGCCAGGGAAAAGCATGGAAAGGCTAGATCCCCACGTTCCAAATGCTTTGGCTTTTCAATTAATGGCTGCAAGTGATCCTTCGCCATTCTTCCCTCTAATGCCTCATACAGAGCTTGTGCAAATTCGTTACTATACATCATCATCATTCTCTCCTTATGATAAAAATAAAGAAACTCCCGTCTCTTCATGAAGAGACGGGAGTTTCTTTCCCGCGGTACCACTCTTTTTGTTCCATAACGGAACCGGCTCATCTTTGGTAACGGAAATACCCGGCTTGCCCTATCACCATCTTTTCAGACAAGCGTCTCAGAAGTGCGGTTCGTCATTTGATTTCGACCAGGCTTTCACTATCCCTGATTCGCTAAGTCCCTCATAATGATTACTCTCTTCCTCATCGACTTTTATATTTATAAATTCAATTTTTATCCCTTATATTTTTTACACCTTTGCAAGATTTGTGCCAAATCCTAAAACTCGTCAAATGAATAAAAAGTCCTTCATCATCTAATTTTCCTATTCACTTAATAATAATTTATGCAAAAATGAATAGAATTAACAAAAAATAATGCATTAAATAAACCTAATAATAGTTTAAAATATATTTTTAAAAGCTCGCCTTTTCCTTAATTAATTTAAATTTATTCTCGTCCTTCTCTTAGAGTTGGCACAAAAATTGTAAGAATGTTTGGAGATTTCAAATTTATGCTACAAAAGGAGGATGCACCTTGAATGAAAACATTCGTCTAAAGAAATCCTTAAAGTTATGGCAAGTGGTCATGATTGGGCTGGCCTACATGGCCCCTATGGTTGTATTTGATACATTCGGGATTGTGTCAGACATTACTGGCGGCCACGTGCCTGCCGCTTACTTTATCGCTTTAGCGGGGATGCTGTTCACAGCAGCCAGCTATGGAAAGCTTGTCAAAGTCTTTCCCTCAGCCGGTTCAGCCTACACGTACACTCAAAAAGCCATTAATCCTCATCTCGGATTTTTAGTCGGCTGGTCTTCGCTGCTTGATTATTTATTTTTACCAATGGTCAATGCTTTACTGACTAAACTTTATTTGAATGCCTTATTTCCGGCCGTGCCTTCATGGGTATGGGTCGTCGGTTTTGTCGGGCTTGTCACGCTAATAAACGTGCGAGGCATCAACATTCTTGCCAATTTTAATACACTCTTTGTTTTAATACAGATTGCCATTATGGTTGTATTTGTATTTCTTGTTATCAGAGGGCTTAGCAATGGTGAAGGAACCGGTCAACTGTTAACATCTCAGCCTTTCTTTGGTGATAGCATGGAAATAGGGCCCCTCATTGCCGGAGCAACTATTCTCTGTTTTTCTTTTTTAGGGTTCGATGCGGTTACCACCTTATCGGAAGAAACGCCTGATGCAGTGAAAACGATTCCAAAAGCGATTTTCTTCACGGCGCTTTGGGGCGGCATTATTTTCATTCTTACTTCTTACTTTATTCAGGTGTTTTTCCCTGACAATTCCAGATTTAACGATCCGGAAGCCGCTCTTCCTGAAATCGCTTTATATGTGGGAGGCGCTTTGTTCCAATCCATCTTTCTTGGCATTACCTTCGTCAATACACTCGCATCCGGACTCGCCTCTACAGCGAGTGTGTCAAGGTTGCTGTATGTTATGGGAAGAGACAATGTTTTTCCGAAAAAATGGTTTGCTTATCTTCACCCAAAATGGCGCACGCCGATGTTTAATATTATTATTGCAGCAATAGTTTCTTTATCAGCGATCTTTCTTGATCTTGTGACAGCTACCTCGCTCATCAATTTTGGCGCCTTGATTGCTTTCACATTCGTTAACTTATCTGTCATTAGCTACTTTGTTATTCAGAAGAAACAGCATAAAACAGTGAAAGGATTTGTTAATTATTTGGTTATGCCCTTAATTGGAGCTGCGATTGTTGGTGTGCTATGGGTGAACTTGGACATCCACTCTCTAACATTAGGAATCATCTGGGCCCTCATCGGCTTTTCCTACTTGCTGTATATGACGAAAGGCTTCCGAAAACAACCACCACAGTTTGCTGATGAACAAAATGAGATTTTAGCAGAATCCATTGCTCCAAGAGCAGGAAACGACAAGTAAAATAATATTTCAAAATAAGGATCTGTGCCTGACGAGTGTTTATTGGTGATCCGGTCAACGATATAAAAACCGATATTAATAAAAAAAGGGCTGTCCTGAAAAACGGTAAAAACCGGCTTTCGGGTCAGCCCTTTTTGCATTACAAACCAAAATAAGATACAGCAATTGTTAAAGCAAAAAACAAGATCGCTAACACAACCGTTATACGGTGCAAGACTAAATCAATCCCACGTGCTTTCTGTTTACCAAAAAGCTGTTCCGCTCCGCCGGAAATCGCCCCGGACAACCCGGCACTTTTTCCAGATTGCAGCAGCACAACAGCAATTAACGCAATCGATACAATCACAAGCAGAGTTACTAACAAAGTGTGCAGCATGTTTCTACCTCCATGAACGAGCATACGAATACACCAAGTTTAACACAAAAAAACAAAAATGTGAATAAAATAACAAGAGGCCAGCTTCCCATCACTTAAAAGGATGGGAGGCCGGCCCTAATTTGCCTTACTTTTTCAAGTTATAGAATGTTTTATCGCCTAAGTATTGAGCAAGCTCTCCAAGCTGGTCTTCAATGCGAAGAAGCTGGTTATACTTAGCTACACGGTCTGTTCTGGATGGTGCGCCTGTTTTAATTTGGCCGGCATTTGTCGCAACAGCGATATCAGCAATTGTTGCATCTTCCGTTTCACCGGAACGGTGGGAAATAACGGCTGTATAGCCCGCACGTTTAGCCATTTCAATAGCATCAAATGTTTCAGTCAATGTACCAATTTGGTTTACTTTAATAAGGATGGCATTGCCTACTCCTTGTTCGATTCCTTGAGCAAGCTTCTTCGTATTCGTTACGAATAAGTCATCGCCGACAAGCTGAACTCTATTTCCAATGCGTTCAGTCAGCATTTTATGGCCTTCCCAGTCATTTTCATCTAAGCCATCTTCAATAGAGATGATCGGATACTTAGAAACCATTTCTTCATACCAATCCACCATTTCCGCAGAAGTTTTCACAACTCCTTCTCCGCTTAAATGATATTTACCGTCTTCTTTATTAAAGAACTCAGAAGAAGCAGCATCCATTGCTAGTTTCACTTGTTCTCCAGGTGTATAACCTGCTTTTTCAATCGCTTCAATAATGGTTTGCAAGGCTTCTTCGTTTGATTTTAAGTTTGGAGCAAATCCGCCTTCGTCACCCACTGCAGTGTTTAGTCCTTTTTCTTTTAAAACGGCTTTTAAGCTATGAAAAATTTCCGCACCCATACGAAGTGCTTCTTTAAAGCTTTCTGCTCCAACTGGCATGACCATGAACTCTTGAATATCAACGTTGTTATCCGCATGCTCACCGCCATTTAGAATATTCATCATCGGCACTGGCAGTTGTTTAGAGTTCACACCGCCAAGGTATTCATATAAATGAACACCGAGGAAATCAGCAGCGGCATGAGCTACAGCCATAGACACACCTAGAATCGCATTGGCTCCAAGCTTGCCCTTATTGTCTGTTCCATCTAATTCAATCATGGCACGGTCAATACCGATTTGATCAAGTACCTCAAAGCTGCCGACTAGTTCCGGCGCGATTACATCGTTCACATTTTCAACTGCTTTCAGTACCCCTTTGCCAAGATAACGGCTTTTATCGCCATCACGCAGCTCTACTGCTTCGTACTCTCCTGTAGAAGCGCCGGATGGAACAAGCGCTCTTCCAAAAGCTCCGGATTGTGTGTAAACTTCTACTTCTACTGTTGGATTTCCACGGGAATCTAACACTTCACGTGCGTAAATATCAGTAATAATTGGCATAACATTCTCTCCTTTTTTACAAAACATTTATTTTTTAATTAGAGATGTACCCGTCATTTCTGCTGGCTTCTCTATTTTCAGCAAATCAAGCATAGTTGGTGCCAAGTCACCAAGAATGCCGCCTTCCCGCAATTCTATGCCTTTCTTTGTAACAATGACTGGCACTGGATTTGTTGTATGAGCCGTCATCGGCTCCCCTTCTAACGTGATTACTTCATCAGCATTTCCATGGTCTGCAGTGATAATCGCAGCTCCGCCTTTGGAAATAATTAAATCAACGATTCGTCCCAGACACTCATCGACTGTTTCTACCGCCTTGATTGTTGGCTGCAACAGCCCTGAATGGCCAACCATATCAGGATTAGCAAAGTTTAAAATAATGGCATCCTGACGGTCATTATTAATTTCATCAAGAAGCGCTTCTGTTACTTCATAGGCGCTCATTTCTGGCTTTAAATCATAGGTCGCTACTTTCGGGGAATTTATTAAAATTCTTTTTTCTCCCGAAAATTCTTTTTCTCTGCCCCCGCTCATAAAGAACGTAACGTGCGGGTATTTTTCCGTTTCCGCAATGCGCAGCTGGCTTAACCCATGAGCAGATAACACTTCCCCGATTGTATTAGTCAGGTCGACATTGTTAAAAGCAATCACGCCTTTAACTGTCACACTGTAAGGGGTCATACAAACAAAGTAGAGATTTTCCGGCAGCTGATCGCCACGATCAAATCCTTCAAACTCTTCATTTGTTAACACATTTGATAATTGAATCGCCCGGTCTGGTCGGAAGTTGAAAAAGATGATGGCATCATTATCTTCTACTTTCGCCACCGGCTGGCCCGCTTCATTTGTTAACACAGCTGGCACTACAAACTCATCATAAATGCCATTTGCATAAGATTCCTCCACCACTTCAAGTGGATTCTCAAAAAATGGTGCTTCGTTGTAAACCATAGCGCGGTATGTTTTCTCTACCCGATCCCAGCGCTTATCCCGGTCCATCGCATAATAGCGGCCGGAAATGGTGGCAAATTGGCCCACTCCATATTCCTGCATTTTTTCAAGTGTTTCTTCAATATATCCCTTTGCCGTCTGCGGACCGACATCACGGCCATCTAAGAATGCATGAACATATACCTTCTTAAGCCCCTCTTGTGCCGCAAGCTTTAACAAAGCAAATAGATGCTC is from Bacillus sp. PK3_68 and encodes:
- the argS gene encoding arginine--tRNA ligase — encoded protein: MMYSNEFAQALYEALEGRMAKDHLQPLIEKPKHLERGDLAFPCFSLAKIERKSPQLIAEEMSQKVNSPLFEKVEAAGGYLNVFLNKQKVTAQVLEEVLAKKNHFGASNSGKGKTIAIDMSSPNIAKPFSMGHLRSTVIGHSLALLLAECGYKPVKINHLGDWGTQFGKLITAYKNWGDEAKVRANPIKELLALYVKFHEEAETDVQLEAEGREWFKRLEDGDEEAARLWKWFKDESLKDFSRIYELLGIDFDSYAGEAFYNDKMDRIVHLLEEKGLLMESEQAQVVSLEEENLPPCLIKKSDGATLYATRDLAAALYRKETYDFEKALYVVGGEQSLHFKQLKAVLKKLGFDWADDLVHVPFGMMRKDGKKMSTRKGQVVLLEEVLQESIALAKKNVELKNPNLSNKEEVARQVGVGAIIFNDLKNYRMNDIDFSLEDILRFEGETGPYVQYTHARACSILRKAGWNAEKETSIRLSGEKEWEVVGLLMAFPEVIEKAVVTFDPSRVAKHIIDLAQAFNKYYAEVKVLQEDEQKESRLAFVLAVTQVLKTGLSLLGIEAPDEM
- a CDS encoding APC family permease: MNENIRLKKSLKLWQVVMIGLAYMAPMVVFDTFGIVSDITGGHVPAAYFIALAGMLFTAASYGKLVKVFPSAGSAYTYTQKAINPHLGFLVGWSSLLDYLFLPMVNALLTKLYLNALFPAVPSWVWVVGFVGLVTLINVRGINILANFNTLFVLIQIAIMVVFVFLVIRGLSNGEGTGQLLTSQPFFGDSMEIGPLIAGATILCFSFLGFDAVTTLSEETPDAVKTIPKAIFFTALWGGIIFILTSYFIQVFFPDNSRFNDPEAALPEIALYVGGALFQSIFLGITFVNTLASGLASTASVSRLLYVMGRDNVFPKKWFAYLHPKWRTPMFNIIIAAIVSLSAIFLDLVTATSLINFGALIAFTFVNLSVISYFVIQKKQHKTVKGFVNYLVMPLIGAAIVGVLWVNLDIHSLTLGIIWALIGFSYLLYMTKGFRKQPPQFADEQNEILAESIAPRAGNDK
- the secG gene encoding preprotein translocase subunit SecG, producing the protein MHTLLVTLLVIVSIALIAVVLLQSGKSAGLSGAISGGAEQLFGKQKARGIDLVLHRITVVLAILFFALTIAVSYFGL
- the eno gene encoding phosphopyruvate hydratase, coding for MPIITDIYAREVLDSRGNPTVEVEVYTQSGAFGRALVPSGASTGEYEAVELRDGDKSRYLGKGVLKAVENVNDVIAPELVGSFEVLDQIGIDRAMIELDGTDNKGKLGANAILGVSMAVAHAAADFLGVHLYEYLGGVNSKQLPVPMMNILNGGEHADNNVDIQEFMVMPVGAESFKEALRMGAEIFHSLKAVLKEKGLNTAVGDEGGFAPNLKSNEEALQTIIEAIEKAGYTPGEQVKLAMDAASSEFFNKEDGKYHLSGEGVVKTSAEMVDWYEEMVSKYPIISIEDGLDENDWEGHKMLTERIGNRVQLVGDDLFVTNTKKLAQGIEQGVGNAILIKVNQIGTLTETFDAIEMAKRAGYTAVISHRSGETEDATIADIAVATNAGQIKTGAPSRTDRVAKYNQLLRIEDQLGELAQYLGDKTFYNLKK
- the gpmI gene encoding 2,3-bisphosphoglycerate-independent phosphoglycerate mutase; this encodes MAKSPVALIILDGFACRAETKGNAVVQAKKPNFDRYWEQFPHATLTASGEAVGLPEGQMGNSEVGHLNIGAGRIVYQNLTRINISIREKEFFKNEAFLQAIQHAKKHGSALHLFGLLSDGGVHSHIEHLFALLKLAAQEGLKKVYVHAFLDGRDVGPQTAKGYIEETLEKMQEYGVGQFATISGRYYAMDRDKRWDRVEKTYRAMVYNEAPFFENPLEVVEESYANGIYDEFVVPAVLTNEAGQPVAKVEDNDAIIFFNFRPDRAIQLSNVLTNEEFEGFDRGDQLPENLYFVCMTPYSVTVKGVIAFNNVDLTNTIGEVLSAHGLSQLRIAETEKYPHVTFFMSGGREKEFSGEKRILINSPKVATYDLKPEMSAYEVTEALLDEINNDRQDAIILNFANPDMVGHSGLLQPTIKAVETVDECLGRIVDLIISKGGAAIITADHGNADEVITLEGEPMTAHTTNPVPVIVTKKGIELREGGILGDLAPTMLDLLKIEKPAEMTGTSLIKK